From the genome of Vicia villosa cultivar HV-30 ecotype Madison, WI linkage group LG2, Vvil1.0, whole genome shotgun sequence, one region includes:
- the LOC131649350 gene encoding uncharacterized protein LOC131649350 codes for MCFECTNNIAEYEACIMGLEEAIDLRIKILDVYGDSSLVINQIKGGWETRHPGLIPYRDYARRLLPFFNKVTFHHIPRDENQMADALATLSSMYKVNAHNEVPRITIRRLDRPSHVFTTETEIDDKPWYHDIKCFLKDHEYPPEASSKDKKTLRRLAFNFFLNGDVLYKRNYDMVLLRCVNRHEANMLMK; via the coding sequence ATGTGTTTTGAGTGCACAAACAATatagcagaatacgaagcttgcatcatgggtcttgaAGAAGCTATTGATTTGAGGATTAAAATTCtcgatgtatatggagattcttcATTAGTAATCAACCAGATTAAAGGTggatgggaaactcgtcatccagGGTTGATCCCGTACAGAGATTACGCTAGACGTTTGCTTCCGTTCTTCAACAAAGTCACTTTTCATCATATACCTAGGGACGAAAATCAGATGGCGGATGCTCTGGCCAccttgtcttccatgtacaaagtgaatgcCCATAATGAAGTGCCTCGCATCACAATTAGGCGCCTCGATAGGCCTTCCCATGTCTTCACAACGGAAACTGAGATAGATGACAAACCATGGTATCATGATATAAAGTGTTTCCTCAAAGATCATGAATACCCACCTGAGGCATCAAGTAAAGACAAAAAGACTTTAAGGAGATTAGCATTCAATTTTTTTCTCAACGGAGATGTTTTAtacaaaaggaattatgacatggttttgctcagatgcgtgaaTAGACACGAGGCAAACATGTTAATGAAATAA